Proteins from one Triticum aestivum cultivar Chinese Spring chromosome 7A, IWGSC CS RefSeq v2.1, whole genome shotgun sequence genomic window:
- the LOC123154358 gene encoding chaperone protein ClpB, whose protein sequence is MGGCQDAANMLKPALARGRIRCVGATTFDDYRKYIEKDAALERRFQKVHVEEPSAQATIAMLRALKQQYEQHHGLEIQDAALVAAVQLAGRYITGRPFPDKAIDLIDEAGATAAKTMMPVGDQEENVITLQSSSKNAVKEAIVCPNHVAQVVSQWTGIPVTALDQEEKDRLIHLASRLRERVVGQDEAVNLVAQAVLRSRAGFDQPGQPIGSFLFLGSTGVGKTELAKALAVQLFDSEKMLVRFDMSEYVDRGSVLRLIGAPPSYKGHEDGGQLTEKIRRHPYSVILFDEVEKADPSVLNLFIQLLDDGVLIDGKGRTVNFKNTIIIMTSNLGAEHLTAGMAGKITMEAARDLVMQQVQKHFKPELRNRMSEIVIFEPLSHDNLKEIVKIQMKSIVASIASRGISLCASDAALDVVLSESYNPVCKEVVAEECDD, encoded by the exons ATGGGGGGATGCCAGGACGCTGCCAATATGCTCAAGCCAGCGTTGGCCCGTGGTCGTATCCGTTGTGTGGGTGCGACGACTTTTGATGATTACCGTAAGTACATTGAGAAGGATGCCGCACTCGAGCGGCGGTTCCAGAAGGTGCACGTTGAGGAGCCTAGCGCGCAGGCCACCATTGCCATGCTGCGGGCGCTAAAGCAGCAGTATGAACAGCACCACGGCTTAGAAATCCAAGATGCCGCTCTTGTTGCTGCCGTGCAGCTCGCTGGCCGTTACATCACGG GTCGTCCATTTCCTGATAAGGCAATTGACCTCATTGATGAGGCTGGTGCCACAGCAGCCAAAACAATGATGCCAGTTGGTGATCAAGAAGAGAATGTGATCACTCTGCAGAGTAGCTCTAAAAATGCAGTGAAGGAGGCAATTGTTTGCCCTAATCATGTCGCACAA GTTGTGAGCCAATGGACTGGAATTCCTGTCACTGCGCTTGACCAAGAGGAGAAGGACAGACTAATCCACCTAGCGAGCAGACTGCGGGAGCGAGTTGTTGGCCAGGATGAAGCTGTAAATCTGGTTGCACAAGCAGTGTTACGTTCCAGAGCCGGCTTTGATCAGCCTGGCCAACCCATAGGCTCTTTTCTCTTCTTAGGCTCGACTGGTGTTGGAAAGACAGAGCTTGCAAAAGCTCTTGCTGTGCAGTTATTTGACAGCGAGAAGATGTTAGTTCGCTTTGACATGTCTGAATATGTTGACAGGGGATCCGTGCTGCGTCTCATCGGAGCACCTCCAAG CTATAAAGGCCATGAAGACGGTGGACAATTGACGGAGAAAATCAGGAGACATCCATACAGTGTTATCCTTTTTGATGAGGTGGAGAAGGCAGATCCATCGGTGTTGAACCTTTTTATTCAACTTCTGGATGATGGTGTGTTGATAGATGGGAAAGGCCGGACCGTAAATTTCAAGAACACCATCATCATTATGACTTCAAATCTAGGAGCGGAGCACCTAACAGCAGGAATGGCTGGAAAAATCACAATGGAAGCTGCACGGGACCTTGTGATGCAACAG GTTcagaaacacttcaaacccgagcTTCGCAACAGAATGAGTGAGATTGTGATATTTGAGCCGCTGTCGCACGACAATCTTAAGGAGATTGTGAAAATCCAGATGAAGAGCATTGTCGCCAGCATAGCTAGCAGGGGCATCTCTCTATGTGCGAGTGATGCCGCGCTGGACGTGGTTTTGTCAGAATCTTACAACCCA GTCTGTAAAGAGGTGGTTGCTGAAGAATGTGATGACTGA
- the LOC123154357 gene encoding uncharacterized protein — protein MEKTNVRLPQLAKIAALLLLFILVPMVPPSLRAPYLYLLFNALVVALGVEAGFLSVSTGTKLTGQPPAAAAAAVIPNHHHHLVTSQPPIMAAPLPGRLREVNLLADRGAINEVLSVAKKLKEEIKKVPSRASIFFIGSADPHDAGEIVDATSTLQDNQAGEGRKRCKVDASSHDLMSKQELYAKADAFIGNFYKQLKMQREESWNKLQDLCSYHHHHNYKAKAF, from the coding sequence ATGGAAAAAACGAATGTCAGGTTGCCCCAGCTGGCTAAGATAgccgcgctcctcctcctcttcatcctcgtaCCCATGGTGCCTCCTTCTCTGAGGGCCCCTTATCTCTACCTCCTCTTCAACGCCCTCGTCGTCGCCCTTGGCGTCGAGGCCGGTTTCCTCTCCGTCTCAACCGGGACCAAGCTAACAGGCCAGCctcctgccgctgccgctgctgctgtAATTCCCAACCACCATCACCACCTTGTCACTTCACAGCCGCCGATCATGGCGGCACCCTTGCCAGGACGACTTAGGGAGGTAAATCTGCTTGCAGATCGCGGTGCTATCAATGAGGTGCTGAGCGTGGCGAAGAAActgaaggaggagatcaagaaaGTCCCGTCCAGGGCGAGCATCTTCTTCATCGGGAGCGCGGACCCCCACGACGCCGGCGAGATCGTCGATGCGACGTCGACGCTCCAAGACAATCAGGCGGGGGAAGGGCGGAAAAGGTGCAAGGTAGACGCCTCCTCCCATGATCTCATGAGCAAGCAGGAACTTTACGCGAAGGCCGACGCGTTCATCGGCAACTTCTACAAGCAGCTCAAGATGCAGAGGGAGGAGTCGTGGAACAAGCTGCAGGACCTGTGCagctaccaccaccaccacaactACAAGGCCAAGGCCTTCTAG